From Pseudoxanthomonas sp. YR558, the proteins below share one genomic window:
- a CDS encoding HU family DNA-binding protein — protein sequence MPRLFRKGSYSMNKTELIDAVADEAEVSKAEAGRAVDAVISSITKALKKGDSVTLVGFGTFQVRKRAARTGRNPKTGDTIKIKASKNPAFKAGKALKDAVN from the coding sequence ATTCCGCGGCTGTTCCGCAAAGGGAGTTACTCAATGAACAAAACCGAATTGATCGATGCCGTCGCCGACGAAGCAGAAGTCTCCAAGGCCGAAGCCGGCCGTGCCGTCGACGCCGTCATCTCCAGCATCACGAAGGCCCTGAAGAAGGGCGACAGCGTGACGCTGGTCGGCTTCGGCACCTTCCAGGTCCGCAAGCGCGCTGCCCGCACGGGCCGCAACCCGAAGACGGGCGACACCATCAAGATCAAGGCGTCCAAGAACCCCGCGTTCAAGGCTGGCAAAGCCCTGAAGGATGCCGTAAACTAA
- the gloB gene encoding hydroxyacylglutathione hydrolase — MRLLALPAFEDNYIWALVDDDGDALVIDPGDAAPVLAATGNGLWPAAILITHHHPDHAGGVRALRERWPTLPVFAPKDERVPDATERVGAGDVVRLKNWQLSVLEVHGHTRSHIAFHGGGSEGPPHLFCGDTLFSLGCGRLFEGTPAQMLEALDRLASLPAESLVCCGHEYTLANGAFAQAVDPHNAALRHRLDEVRAMRQAGRPSLPVSLASELATNPFLRVDTPPVRDAVAHRLGRAPVDRVETFATLRQWKNDFRA, encoded by the coding sequence ATGCGCCTGCTCGCCCTGCCCGCTTTCGAGGACAACTACATCTGGGCGCTGGTCGACGACGACGGGGATGCGCTCGTCATCGATCCCGGCGACGCTGCCCCCGTGTTGGCCGCAACCGGCAACGGCCTGTGGCCAGCAGCCATCTTGATCACCCACCATCACCCGGACCACGCCGGCGGCGTCCGCGCACTGCGGGAGCGCTGGCCGACCCTGCCGGTCTTCGCGCCGAAAGACGAGCGCGTGCCCGACGCCACGGAACGGGTCGGCGCGGGGGATGTCGTGCGCCTGAAAAACTGGCAGCTGTCGGTGCTGGAGGTGCATGGCCATACACGCAGCCACATCGCTTTCCATGGCGGTGGATCGGAGGGGCCGCCACACCTCTTCTGCGGCGACACGTTGTTCAGCCTGGGGTGCGGTCGCCTGTTTGAAGGAACGCCGGCGCAGATGCTCGAAGCGCTGGACCGACTGGCCTCATTGCCAGCCGAATCGCTGGTCTGCTGCGGCCACGAATACACGCTCGCCAATGGTGCGTTCGCCCAGGCGGTGGATCCACACAATGCCGCCCTGCGGCACCGCCTCGATGAAGTCCGCGCGATGCGGCAGGCCGGGCGCCCCTCGCTGCCTGTCTCACTGGCGAGCGAACTCGCCACGAATCCCTTTCTCCGCGTGGACACGCCCCCCGTGCGCGATGCGGTCGCGCACCGGCTGGGGCGTGCTCCGGTCGACCGCGTGGAGACCTTCGCCACGCTGCGGCAGTGGAAGAACGATTTCCGCGCATGA
- a CDS encoding SurA N-terminal domain-containing protein encodes MLQKLRDKTSGWIASLILGLLIIPFAFVGVNEYMTGGTAGDVAVVEAPPTWWEGAPQWWPASMLWQREEVTQDEFRAAFEQARQQARQQQGEAFDPREFESADNKRKVLEQLIDQKVLALGSKRAGILVGNAALQKMIASEPAFQVDGKFSPEQYQLMLSSQVPALSPQKFEEEQRDRLRMMLVPMAINDSDFVTEGEQERMWKLLGETRDIGIALLPPLPEDAAPVSDADIKAWYDGHKNDFKQPEQVSLEYIEINAATLPAGAPADEAALRKRYEAEKSRFVSPEQRVVAHILIAADAGADAATQKKAEEKAAALTKQAREGADFAALARANSEDPGSKDLGGELPPFAKDGSMVKPFEDAAFAMQAGEIRGPVKSDFGYHVLQLKEIKAGAGRSFEEVRAELAGEEAGSERERAYNDLAGKVVNETLKNPTALAPAAQAVGLPLQKVGPFSRNAPEGIATVPAVLRAAFSDTLVQDGTVSDPIEIAPNHSVVIRVAQHTEEQALPLDKARDTVVAAIRADRREKAAVAAADALVARLQKGESLATIAAADGLRFNELPGMRRGMPMPTAEANEAIFATARPAEGKSTPGKVALGNGAYAVFTVDKVTEGVLADMPPAERATMQQQMIQLNGGIATQAYVEALRKRFKVKVFEDRL; translated from the coding sequence ATGCTGCAGAAACTCCGCGACAAAACCTCTGGCTGGATCGCCAGCCTGATCCTGGGCTTGCTGATCATCCCGTTCGCCTTCGTGGGCGTGAACGAATACATGACCGGTGGTACGGCCGGCGATGTCGCGGTCGTGGAAGCGCCGCCGACATGGTGGGAGGGTGCGCCGCAGTGGTGGCCGGCGTCGATGCTGTGGCAGCGCGAAGAGGTCACGCAGGACGAGTTCCGCGCGGCGTTCGAGCAAGCGCGCCAGCAGGCCCGCCAGCAGCAGGGAGAAGCCTTCGATCCGCGCGAGTTCGAGAGTGCAGACAACAAGCGGAAGGTGCTCGAGCAGCTGATCGACCAGAAGGTTCTGGCGCTCGGATCGAAGCGCGCCGGCATCCTGGTCGGCAATGCGGCGCTACAGAAAATGATCGCCAGCGAACCGGCGTTCCAGGTCGACGGCAAGTTCAGCCCCGAGCAGTATCAGCTGATGCTGTCTTCGCAGGTGCCGGCATTGTCGCCGCAGAAGTTCGAAGAAGAGCAGCGTGATCGCCTGCGCATGATGCTGGTGCCGATGGCGATCAACGATTCCGACTTCGTCACCGAAGGCGAGCAGGAGCGCATGTGGAAGTTGCTGGGTGAGACCCGCGACATCGGCATCGCACTGCTTCCGCCCTTGCCTGAGGATGCGGCGCCGGTCAGCGACGCGGACATCAAGGCCTGGTACGACGGGCACAAGAACGACTTCAAGCAGCCCGAGCAGGTGTCGCTGGAGTACATCGAAATCAACGCCGCCACGCTGCCGGCCGGCGCGCCTGCCGATGAGGCCGCGCTGCGTAAGCGCTACGAGGCCGAGAAGTCGCGCTTCGTTTCGCCGGAACAGCGCGTCGTCGCGCACATCCTGATCGCTGCCGATGCTGGTGCGGACGCCGCAACCCAGAAGAAGGCCGAGGAAAAGGCGGCTGCGCTCACGAAACAGGCGCGCGAAGGCGCCGATTTCGCTGCGTTGGCGCGTGCCAATTCGGAAGACCCGGGTTCGAAGGACCTCGGTGGCGAACTGCCGCCGTTCGCGAAAGACGGTTCGATGGTCAAGCCGTTCGAGGACGCCGCGTTCGCGATGCAGGCGGGCGAGATCCGTGGCCCGGTGAAGTCCGACTTCGGCTACCACGTGCTGCAGCTGAAGGAGATCAAGGCCGGTGCGGGTCGCAGCTTCGAGGAGGTGCGCGCCGAGCTCGCAGGTGAAGAAGCCGGTAGTGAGCGCGAACGCGCCTACAACGACCTGGCGGGCAAGGTGGTCAACGAGACGCTGAAGAATCCTACCGCGCTGGCGCCGGCCGCGCAGGCGGTGGGCTTGCCGCTGCAGAAGGTGGGACCGTTCTCGCGCAATGCACCGGAAGGCATCGCCACGGTGCCGGCCGTGCTGCGTGCCGCGTTCTCCGACACGTTGGTGCAGGATGGTACCGTCAGTGATCCGATCGAGATTGCGCCTAACCACAGCGTCGTGATCCGCGTGGCGCAGCACACCGAAGAACAGGCACTGCCATTGGACAAGGCGCGCGACACCGTCGTCGCCGCGATCCGCGCTGATCGCCGTGAGAAGGCCGCTGTCGCGGCGGCCGATGCGCTGGTCGCCCGTTTGCAGAAGGGTGAGTCGCTGGCCACCATCGCCGCCGCAGATGGCTTGCGATTCAATGAACTGCCGGGCATGCGCCGCGGCATGCCGATGCCGACGGCCGAGGCCAACGAGGCGATCTTCGCGACAGCGCGTCCGGCGGAGGGCAAGTCGACGCCGGGCAAGGTCGCGCTGGGCAACGGTGCGTATGCGGTGTTCACCGTCGACAAGGTGACCGAAGGCGTGCTGGCGGACATGCCGCCGGCCGAGCGCGCGACCATGCAACAGCAGATGATCCAGTTGAATGGCGGCATCGCGACGCAGGCTTACGTTGAAGCGCTGCGCAAGCGCTTCAAGGTGAAGGTGTTCGAAGACCGGTTGTAA
- a CDS encoding lytic transglycosylase domain-containing protein, with translation MKPFTHLGVAILTALLGAALSPAFAADPPTPTDVVLASPSANGVLPPSALPASHQRSGLEVYQRFRDGLADPECDSAATNGRWKKQFGHAPGQLARAEDDLLPLFGYVVDALREAHLPTEFALIPFVESGYKPGARNPNGPAGLWQFIGITARNHGVPMREGYDGRLSPVDSTQAAVRYLKTLHGMFGGDWRLAVMAYNAGEYRVLQSMRRAGMNARNARPAELPGLSGITYAYVEKLHALACIFQQADDRDAWLDQLDRPVPRLAAHPLPEGGTLASWASMYGQSEKLLNRLNPALAGRFSRGSRPMRLLAPSLAVEAGGANDSTATNEQPSAPRQDDPAKPSERTHTVKSGESAWSIGKRHGIPAARLLRMNGLKSGAVLRPGMVLQLDEASSEAP, from the coding sequence ATGAAGCCTTTCACTCACTTGGGTGTCGCGATCCTGACGGCGCTGCTCGGCGCGGCGCTGTCGCCCGCTTTCGCCGCCGATCCCCCTACACCGACGGATGTCGTGCTCGCGTCGCCATCCGCGAACGGCGTACTTCCGCCATCTGCCCTGCCCGCCAGTCATCAACGTAGCGGCTTGGAGGTGTACCAGCGTTTCCGCGACGGGCTTGCCGATCCGGAGTGCGACAGCGCCGCGACCAATGGCCGGTGGAAGAAGCAGTTCGGCCACGCCCCTGGACAACTTGCGCGCGCAGAAGACGATCTGTTGCCGCTCTTCGGCTATGTCGTCGACGCATTGCGCGAAGCGCACCTGCCGACCGAGTTCGCGCTCATCCCGTTCGTGGAAAGCGGCTACAAGCCCGGCGCACGCAATCCGAATGGCCCGGCCGGGCTATGGCAGTTCATCGGCATCACTGCGCGCAACCACGGCGTCCCGATGCGCGAAGGCTACGACGGCCGGTTATCGCCCGTGGACTCCACCCAGGCCGCCGTGCGCTATCTGAAGACCCTGCACGGCATGTTCGGCGGCGATTGGCGCCTGGCGGTCATGGCTTACAACGCTGGCGAATACCGCGTGCTGCAATCGATGCGGCGCGCCGGCATGAATGCGCGCAACGCCCGACCCGCCGAACTGCCCGGCCTCTCCGGGATCACTTACGCCTACGTGGAGAAACTGCACGCCCTGGCCTGTATTTTCCAGCAGGCGGATGACCGCGATGCCTGGCTTGACCAACTCGATCGACCCGTACCGCGTCTCGCCGCCCACCCGCTGCCTGAAGGCGGCACGCTGGCCTCGTGGGCGAGCATGTACGGACAATCCGAGAAGCTGTTGAATCGTCTCAACCCGGCGCTGGCAGGCCGATTCAGCCGAGGCTCGCGTCCCATGCGGTTGCTAGCGCCGAGCCTTGCGGTCGAAGCTGGCGGCGCAAACGACTCAACAGCCACGAACGAGCAGCCGTCCGCTCCGCGACAGGATGATCCAGCGAAGCCGTCCGAACGCACACATACCGTCAAGAGCGGTGAATCGGCCTGGAGCATCGGCAAGCGGCATGGCATACCGGCAGCTCGCCTGCTGCGCATGAACGGATTGAAATCTGGCGCCGTCCTGCGCCCCGGCATGGTCCTTCAGCTCGATGAGGCGTCGAGCGAGGCGCCCTGA
- a CDS encoding methyltransferase domain-containing protein encodes MPAFAFTRQPDALAWFGTGRGEPVLASEHARVSQALTSRTPQPWLWISPEATGDALAAGPTTRGLHLRARAGTAHLSGRVRCALPLPLPTEAAGVIVLQHVLDAGDPQPLLHECARLLEPGGRLWLFVLNPMSPYRLRWRRSGLVPRTLGQWRLQLAAAGLNASQHVLHYGPVWRSLNDAPGSNPAPLRAACLLEAEKRVAGLIPPTPVARAWRAAPAA; translated from the coding sequence ATGCCTGCCTTCGCGTTTACCCGTCAACCCGATGCCCTGGCGTGGTTCGGGACCGGGCGCGGCGAACCGGTGCTGGCGTCCGAGCATGCCCGCGTCAGTCAGGCGCTCACCAGCCGTACCCCCCAGCCCTGGCTCTGGATCTCGCCGGAGGCTACCGGCGACGCCTTGGCGGCCGGCCCGACGACCCGAGGGCTCCACCTGCGAGCTCGCGCGGGGACCGCCCACCTGTCGGGTCGGGTCCGCTGTGCGCTGCCGTTGCCGCTGCCTACGGAGGCGGCTGGGGTCATCGTGCTCCAGCACGTGCTCGATGCGGGCGATCCCCAGCCTCTCCTGCACGAGTGCGCCCGATTGCTCGAACCGGGCGGTCGGCTGTGGCTGTTCGTCCTGAACCCGATGAGCCCCTACCGGCTCCGCTGGCGCCGTTCCGGGCTGGTCCCGCGGACCCTCGGACAGTGGCGGCTACAGCTCGCTGCGGCCGGACTGAATGCGTCCCAGCACGTCCTTCATTACGGCCCGGTCTGGCGCAGCCTGAACGATGCTCCCGGAAGCAATCCTGCGCCCCTGCGTGCCGCCTGCTTGCTGGAGGCGGAAAAGCGCGTTGCAGGCCTGATCCCCCCGACCCCCGTCGCGCGCGCCTGGCGCGCGGCACCGGCCGCCTGA
- the rnhA gene encoding ribonuclease HI — MKHVSIHTDGSCLGNPGPGGWAALLRYGEKERELVGGEAQTTNNRMELMAAIGALEVLTEACQVTLHIDSQYVRQGITEWMPSWVRRGWKTAGGDPVKNRDLWERLHAAAGRHRIEWKWVKGHNGDPDNERVDVLARNEATRFRNGAVA, encoded by the coding sequence ATGAAGCACGTCAGCATCCATACCGATGGTTCCTGCCTGGGCAATCCTGGCCCTGGCGGCTGGGCCGCCCTCCTGCGCTATGGCGAGAAGGAGCGCGAGCTGGTGGGGGGCGAGGCCCAGACCACGAACAACCGCATGGAATTGATGGCAGCCATCGGTGCGCTGGAAGTGCTGACCGAAGCCTGCCAGGTGACGCTCCACATCGACTCCCAGTACGTTCGCCAGGGCATCACTGAGTGGATGCCCAGCTGGGTCCGCCGCGGCTGGAAAACCGCAGGCGGCGACCCGGTCAAGAACCGTGATCTCTGGGAGCGACTGCATGCCGCCGCCGGTCGTCACCGCATCGAGTGGAAGTGGGTGAAGGGTCACAACGGCGATCCGGACAACGAGCGTGTCGACGTAC